The proteins below come from a single Mycolicibacterium sp. TY81 genomic window:
- a CDS encoding cellulase family glycosylhydrolase — MPLAVICTYSHVTPAPTRTVAIDVIPTAEIDDTHSTIGIADSSLYGLSPAEIDKTLTQLQSIGVQNIRVFVPWALIKMTGPNDLANDANWTLMNNVMDAARAHNMGVLAVISHTPLWAAPSGTTPGAGAPDPAVYADFVKQVATRYGDVISAYEVWNEPNSFTFFQPMDAAKYTAILKAVYTTLKGGDGTTGVDPTASVIAGALAPIQDFFGLTSSPQTFLAAMYAAGAKGFFDAISFHPYEFNQVLKFSQGALNPLAPLYQLQQMRAIMVQNGDGDKLIWATEYGFQTVLDQLGVVDPTSNQKQADFISDFITAWRALTYTGPIFIYTTRDGTPGTDTGYGIFQADWTAKLAVKVISDAIGLPPVIVSPIVALAQLIQKALAQAQKAFASFTASLQTAVNNAVKAFQSLLAGIFKPAAAQPSTTASLASAAASISADTLSEANRAATELKSQVGGSKDTADHVKAGDKSEAGDVKVVDAVEHETAGAVDPKAAETKVEDSKTEDPKAETPKEDAPKAESPKAESPKEETPKVETPKTETPKEETPKEEAPKAETPKAETPKAETPQSDSPASAEPKAANESKKPAKDAAAEGKSTDGKDGDRPAAKGKGKKPGKTKKPAPAASEPSKPTGRSNGDTGGKTSPADSKSHQHQGA; from the coding sequence ATGCCATTGGCTGTCATCTGCACCTACAGCCACGTGACGCCCGCACCGACTCGAACGGTCGCGATCGACGTCATCCCCACCGCCGAGATCGATGACACGCATTCGACCATCGGCATCGCCGACTCCAGCCTCTACGGACTGTCGCCGGCGGAGATCGACAAGACCCTGACCCAGCTGCAGTCCATCGGGGTGCAGAACATCCGGGTCTTCGTCCCATGGGCGTTGATCAAGATGACGGGTCCGAATGATCTTGCGAATGACGCGAACTGGACGCTGATGAACAACGTGATGGACGCCGCGCGCGCCCACAACATGGGTGTGCTGGCGGTCATCAGCCACACCCCGCTGTGGGCAGCTCCGAGTGGGACCACCCCGGGTGCGGGCGCACCCGATCCAGCCGTCTACGCGGACTTCGTGAAGCAGGTGGCCACCCGCTACGGCGACGTCATCTCCGCGTACGAAGTCTGGAACGAGCCCAACAGCTTCACGTTCTTCCAGCCGATGGATGCCGCCAAGTACACCGCCATCCTGAAGGCCGTCTACACCACCCTGAAGGGCGGCGACGGGACCACCGGTGTGGACCCGACGGCCTCGGTCATCGCGGGCGCCCTGGCGCCGATTCAGGACTTCTTCGGACTCACGTCGTCTCCGCAGACCTTCCTGGCCGCAATGTATGCCGCCGGCGCCAAAGGCTTTTTCGACGCGATCTCGTTCCACCCGTACGAGTTCAACCAGGTGCTGAAGTTCTCGCAGGGTGCCCTGAACCCACTCGCGCCGCTGTACCAGCTGCAACAGATGCGGGCGATCATGGTGCAGAACGGTGACGGCGACAAGCTGATCTGGGCCACCGAGTACGGCTTCCAGACCGTGCTGGACCAACTCGGCGTCGTCGACCCCACGAGCAACCAGAAGCAGGCCGATTTCATCTCGGACTTCATCACTGCCTGGCGGGCGCTGACCTACACCGGCCCGATATTCATCTACACCACCCGTGACGGCACGCCGGGCACGGACACCGGTTACGGCATCTTCCAGGCGGACTGGACGGCGAAGCTGGCGGTGAAGGTGATCTCGGATGCCATCGGTCTTCCGCCGGTCATCGTCTCGCCCATCGTGGCGCTGGCCCAATTGATCCAGAAGGCGCTGGCTCAGGCCCAGAAAGCCTTCGCGTCGTTCACCGCATCGCTGCAGACCGCGGTCAACAACGCCGTCAAGGCGTTCCAGAGCCTGCTGGCGGGCATCTTCAAACCCGCTGCGGCGCAACCGAGTACCACCGCGAGCCTGGCATCCGCCGCCGCCTCGATCAGTGCGGACACCCTCTCGGAGGCCAACCGGGCCGCGACGGAGCTGAAGTCCCAGGTGGGTGGTTCGAAGGACACCGCCGACCACGTCAAGGCCGGCGACAAGTCCGAGGCGGGTGACGTCAAGGTGGTCGACGCCGTCGAGCACGAAACCGCGGGAGCTGTCGACCCGAAGGCCGCGGAGACCAAGGTCGAGGATTCCAAGACTGAGGATCCCAAGGCCGAAACCCCGAAGGAAGACGCCCCGAAGGCGGAGAGCCCGAAGGCCGAGAGCCCGAAGGAAGAAACCCCGAAGGTCGAAACGCCCAAGACGGAGACCCCGAAGGAAGAAACCCCGAAGGAAGAGGCTCCCAAGGCCGAGACGCCCAAGGCGGAAACGCCCAAAGCAGAAACCCCGCAGTCCGATTCGCCTGCGTCGGCAGAGCCTAAGGCCGCGAACGAATCCAAGAAGCCGGCCAAAGACGCTGCGGCCGAGGGCAAGTCGACCGACGGCAAGGACGGCGACAGGCCGGCCGCCAAGGGCAAGGGCAAGAAGCCGGGCAAGACGAAGAAGCCGGCCCCCGCTGCCAGTGAGCCGTCGAAGCCGACGGGACGGTCGAACGGCGACACCGGTGGCAAGACTTCGCCGGCGGACAGCAAGTCACATCAGCATCAGGGCGCATAA
- a CDS encoding adenylate/guanylate cyclase domain-containing protein: MAIMDDARLTGGAATPASADLVAAVRRSVCVPTATVRECLRPDADILSPTVARSRRILTRTSRLGAVLSVFFALQALTTGPYTMWIGAVNLAGAVLFLLVPTLYRFGELVAPAAFILIAYITVTVVTINVGTGSGILLYFAVAGAIALLIVGLEHVGFAAAVAAVGIVTASILEFTVPAHTGAQSEMESRVSFVITAVSACLIVMATVWSVLRENAIAQRAIQAEYLRSETLLANILPESIAQRLKDPAHSVIADKFDDASILFADIAGYTQRASDTTPADLVQFLDTLYTGLDALVDRHGLEKVKTSGDSYMVVSGIPHGRADHLEALACLALDFADSVRGLTDPKGRPVPVRIGIAAGPVVAGVVGSRKFFYDVWGDAVNVASRMESTDVAGRIQVPHNVYERLRHAYEFEERGEIDVKGKGLMHTWYLVGRLSAAGSSRADGAQSRPCSMA, from the coding sequence ATGGCGATCATGGACGACGCTCGCCTCACCGGCGGCGCCGCGACCCCGGCCAGCGCCGATTTGGTCGCTGCCGTGCGCCGTTCGGTCTGCGTGCCGACCGCGACCGTCCGCGAGTGCCTTCGCCCCGACGCCGACATCCTCAGCCCGACCGTCGCCCGCAGCCGCCGGATCCTGACCCGCACCAGCCGCCTCGGCGCGGTGCTCAGCGTCTTCTTCGCCTTGCAGGCGTTGACCACGGGGCCTTACACGATGTGGATCGGCGCCGTGAACCTGGCCGGCGCGGTGCTCTTCCTGCTCGTCCCGACGCTGTACCGGTTCGGCGAACTCGTGGCGCCCGCGGCGTTCATACTCATCGCCTACATCACGGTCACCGTCGTGACCATCAATGTGGGCACCGGCTCGGGAATTCTGCTGTACTTCGCCGTCGCGGGTGCCATCGCACTGCTGATCGTGGGCCTCGAACACGTGGGATTCGCGGCCGCCGTCGCCGCGGTCGGCATCGTCACCGCGAGCATCCTGGAATTCACCGTCCCGGCGCACACCGGAGCGCAGAGCGAGATGGAAAGCCGGGTGTCGTTCGTCATCACCGCGGTGTCGGCCTGCCTCATCGTGATGGCGACGGTCTGGTCGGTGCTGCGGGAGAACGCCATCGCCCAGCGCGCCATCCAGGCCGAATACCTCAGGTCCGAGACGCTGCTGGCGAACATCCTGCCCGAGTCCATCGCGCAGCGACTCAAGGATCCGGCGCATTCGGTGATCGCCGACAAATTCGACGACGCCTCAATACTTTTCGCCGATATCGCCGGTTACACCCAGCGCGCCAGCGACACCACCCCCGCCGATCTGGTCCAGTTCCTGGACACGCTCTACACCGGGCTCGACGCACTCGTCGACCGGCACGGTTTGGAGAAGGTCAAGACGAGCGGTGACTCCTACATGGTGGTCAGCGGCATACCGCACGGCCGCGCCGATCACCTCGAGGCGCTGGCCTGCCTGGCGCTGGACTTCGCCGATTCGGTCCGCGGGCTGACCGACCCCAAGGGGCGCCCCGTCCCGGTCCGCATCGGCATCGCCGCCGGCCCCGTGGTGGCCGGTGTGGTGGGGTCACGCAAGTTCTTCTACGACGTCTGGGGCGACGCGGTGAACGTCGCGTCCCGCATGGAGAGCACCGACGTCGCCGGCCGAATCCAGGTGCCACACAACGTGTATGAACGTCTGCGCCACGCATACGAATTCGAGGAGCGCGGCGAGATCGACGTCAAGGGCAAAGGGCTGATGCACACCTGGTATCTGGTCGGACGGCTGTCCGCGGCCGGCTCGTCCCGAGCCGACGGCGCTCAGTCCAGGCCGTGCTCGATGGCATAG
- a CDS encoding response regulator transcription factor — MSEPQLTVMVVDDHPIWRDAVARDLEDSGFTVVATADGVAAAGRRAAVVKPKVVLMDMRLSDGSGVEATTQVLAVSPASRVLVLSASDERDDVLEAVKAGATGYLVKSASKAELADAVRATGEGRAVFTPGLAGLVLGEHRRMAKTPGADPAAGLTERETEILRYVAKGLTAKQIAERLTLSHRTVENHVQATFRKLQVANRVEAARYAIEHGLD, encoded by the coding sequence ATGTCTGAGCCACAGTTGACGGTGATGGTGGTCGACGACCACCCGATCTGGCGGGACGCCGTCGCCCGTGACCTCGAGGACTCGGGCTTCACCGTGGTGGCCACCGCCGACGGTGTGGCCGCCGCGGGCCGGCGGGCCGCGGTGGTCAAGCCCAAGGTGGTGCTGATGGACATGCGGCTGTCCGACGGCAGCGGCGTCGAGGCGACCACGCAGGTGCTGGCGGTCTCACCGGCGAGCCGGGTGCTGGTGCTGTCGGCCTCCGACGAGCGCGACGACGTCCTGGAGGCCGTGAAGGCCGGTGCCACCGGGTATCTGGTGAAGAGCGCCTCCAAGGCCGAGCTGGCCGACGCGGTGCGCGCGACGGGTGAGGGGCGTGCGGTGTTCACCCCGGGGCTGGCCGGTCTGGTGCTGGGGGAGCACCGGCGCATGGCCAAGACGCCGGGTGCGGACCCGGCTGCCGGCCTGACGGAGCGGGAAACCGAGATCCTGCGGTACGTGGCGAAAGGCCTGACCGCCAAGCAGATTGCCGAACGCCTGACGCTCAGCCACCGCACCGTCGAGAATCACGTGCAGGCGACGTTCCGCAAGCTGCAGGTGGCCAACCGGGTCGAAGCGGCGCGCTATGCCATCGAGCACGGCCTGGACTGA
- the macS gene encoding MacS family sensor histidine kinase: MAVHPASKAEPEPDPAAPLWRAAQGFRLLSCLYALGFQLAVNDDLRHPAVTWALFGVLIAWSLACAVAYLKGFGRRRAWVLTEVLVVILLVLSTELVASPAWIAGNQSWPTTLWATNATLSAAIQLGPLAGMGVGLLVTAAGAVLKGYFDPNLGRQATLVIELAVGLAVGMAAQTARRAHAELQRAIRLAAATAERERLSRQVHDGAIQVLALVARKGREIGGETTELAQLAGEQERALRRLVSSGLDEAPGGLVDVGEMLRARAGDRVAVSVPPDPVLLDAAVAGELDAAVANVLGNTVAHAGPEARAYVLVEDMDGQVVVSVRDDGVGIADGRLAQAAAEGHMGVTKSIVGRLESLGGKAELTTSPGAGTEWELTVPRAAGDV, encoded by the coding sequence GTGGCTGTGCACCCCGCGTCGAAGGCGGAACCAGAACCGGACCCGGCCGCCCCGCTGTGGCGGGCGGCACAGGGCTTCCGGCTGCTCAGCTGCCTGTACGCCTTGGGTTTTCAGCTCGCGGTCAATGACGATCTGCGACACCCGGCCGTCACGTGGGCGCTTTTCGGGGTCCTCATCGCGTGGAGCCTGGCGTGTGCGGTGGCCTATCTGAAGGGTTTCGGCCGACGGAGGGCCTGGGTGCTGACCGAGGTGCTGGTCGTCATCCTGCTGGTGTTGTCCACCGAGCTGGTGGCGTCCCCGGCGTGGATCGCCGGCAACCAGTCGTGGCCGACGACGTTGTGGGCCACCAACGCGACGCTGTCCGCGGCCATCCAGCTGGGGCCACTGGCTGGAATGGGCGTCGGGCTGCTCGTGACGGCGGCCGGCGCGGTGCTGAAGGGCTACTTCGACCCCAATCTCGGCCGGCAGGCGACGCTCGTCATCGAGTTGGCGGTGGGGCTCGCCGTCGGGATGGCCGCGCAGACCGCGCGCCGTGCGCACGCGGAGCTGCAGCGCGCCATCCGATTGGCGGCGGCGACCGCGGAGCGCGAGCGGCTGTCCCGGCAGGTGCACGACGGCGCCATCCAGGTGCTGGCGCTGGTCGCCCGCAAGGGGCGGGAAATCGGTGGCGAGACAACCGAACTCGCGCAGCTGGCCGGCGAGCAGGAACGGGCGCTGCGCCGACTGGTCAGTTCCGGTCTTGACGAGGCCCCGGGCGGTCTGGTCGACGTCGGGGAGATGCTCCGGGCCCGCGCGGGTGATCGCGTCGCGGTGAGCGTGCCGCCGGACCCGGTGCTGCTCGACGCCGCCGTGGCGGGCGAACTCGATGCCGCGGTCGCCAACGTGCTGGGCAACACGGTCGCACACGCGGGCCCCGAGGCCCGGGCTTACGTCCTCGTCGAGGACATGGACGGGCAGGTCGTGGTGAGCGTCCGCGACGATGGGGTGGGGATCGCCGACGGACGGTTGGCGCAGGCAGCTGCGGAGGGGCATATGGGTGTGACGAAATCGATTGTGGGACGGCTGGAATCGCTCGGAGGTAAAGCCGAGCTGACGACGTCGCCGGGAGCCGGCACCGAGTGGGAGCTGACGGTACCGAGGGCGGCCGGCGATGTCTGA
- a CDS encoding amino acid ABC transporter ATP-binding protein: MVRAEQVCKSFGALDVLKGVSLEVERGQVLVLVGPSGSGKSTFLRCINHLEQVSAGRLYVDEELVGYRERGGKLHELPPKEAARQRRDVGMVFQHFNLFPHRTALENIIEAPVHVKGVKRDAAVSRARDLLDQVGLSSKADAYPAQLSGGQQQRVAIARALAMEPKLMLFDEPTSALDPELVGDVLAVMKKLAQQGMTMIVVTHEMGFAREVADQLVFMDGGVVVERGAPREVMADPKHERTKAFLSKVM; the protein is encoded by the coding sequence ATGGTGCGAGCCGAACAGGTATGCAAGAGCTTCGGTGCCCTCGACGTGCTCAAGGGTGTCTCGCTCGAGGTCGAGCGCGGACAGGTCCTCGTGCTTGTCGGTCCCTCCGGTTCCGGCAAGTCGACGTTCCTGCGGTGTATCAATCACCTGGAACAGGTCAGCGCCGGGCGGTTGTACGTCGATGAGGAGCTGGTCGGGTACCGCGAACGCGGGGGCAAGCTGCACGAACTCCCGCCGAAGGAGGCCGCCCGCCAGCGCCGCGATGTCGGCATGGTCTTCCAGCACTTCAATCTGTTCCCGCACCGGACCGCGCTGGAGAACATCATCGAGGCGCCGGTGCACGTCAAGGGCGTCAAGCGGGACGCGGCGGTGAGTCGTGCGCGGGACCTGCTCGACCAGGTTGGGTTGTCCAGCAAGGCCGATGCCTATCCGGCCCAGTTGTCCGGCGGCCAGCAGCAGCGCGTGGCCATCGCCCGCGCGCTGGCGATGGAGCCTAAGCTGATGCTGTTCGACGAACCGACCTCGGCGCTGGACCCGGAACTGGTCGGAGACGTCCTGGCGGTCATGAAAAAGCTTGCCCAACAGGGCATGACGATGATCGTCGTCACGCACGAGATGGGCTTCGCCCGCGAGGTGGCCGACCAGCTGGTGTTCATGGACGGCGGCGTGGTGGTCGAGCGTGGCGCCCCGCGTGAGGTGATGGCCGACCCGAAACATGAACGCACGAAGGCCTTTCTGTCCAAAGTGATGTAG
- a CDS encoding amino acid ABC transporter permease, with protein sequence MGPPADVTAVESAADPSGPAAIHAVPLRHPWRWVGAVAIIVVAGLFLYGAATNPAYGWDTYLKYLLDVRVAEAAWNTVQLTIYAMAIGLVLGVVLAVMRLSPNPVFRAVAWGYLWIFRGTPVYVQLVFWGLFPSIYQNIQIGVPFGPSLFHIQLQGLSLAFEMAFIGLGLNEAAYMAEIIRAGIISVPEGQTEASVALGMSWWMTMRRTVLPQAMRVIVPPTGNELISMLKTTSLVTAVPYTLELYTRTRDISAVIFQPIPLLLVAATWYLVITSVLMVGQFYLERYFSRGASRKLTSKQLEALALAQMGDHGGMPA encoded by the coding sequence ATGGGGCCACCAGCTGACGTGACGGCTGTTGAGTCAGCGGCGGACCCGAGCGGTCCCGCCGCCATCCACGCGGTACCGCTACGACATCCCTGGCGGTGGGTCGGGGCCGTCGCGATCATCGTCGTCGCCGGGCTGTTCCTCTACGGCGCCGCGACGAACCCCGCGTATGGCTGGGACACCTACCTCAAGTACCTGCTCGACGTGCGAGTGGCCGAGGCGGCGTGGAACACCGTGCAGCTCACCATCTATGCGATGGCGATCGGCTTGGTGCTCGGCGTCGTCCTGGCCGTGATGCGGCTGTCACCGAATCCGGTGTTCCGTGCGGTCGCGTGGGGCTATCTGTGGATTTTCCGCGGTACTCCGGTGTACGTGCAGCTGGTGTTCTGGGGCCTGTTCCCGTCGATCTACCAGAACATTCAGATCGGGGTGCCGTTCGGGCCGTCGCTGTTCCACATCCAGCTGCAGGGACTGTCGCTGGCGTTCGAGATGGCCTTCATCGGCCTGGGCCTCAACGAAGCCGCCTACATGGCCGAAATCATCCGTGCCGGAATCATTTCCGTCCCGGAGGGACAGACCGAGGCGTCGGTCGCCCTCGGTATGTCGTGGTGGATGACCATGCGCCGCACCGTTCTTCCGCAGGCGATGCGGGTCATCGTGCCGCCCACCGGCAACGAGCTGATCAGCATGCTGAAAACCACATCACTGGTCACGGCCGTGCCGTACACGCTCGAGCTGTACACCCGCACGCGGGACATCTCCGCCGTGATCTTCCAGCCCATCCCGCTGTTGCTGGTTGCCGCCACCTGGTACCTGGTCATCACCAGCGTGCTGATGGTCGGCCAGTTCTACCTGGAGCGCTACTTCTCGCGGGGTGCGTCGCGCAAGCTGACGAGCAAACAGCTCGAGGCCCTTGCCCTGGCGCAGATGGGTGACCACGGGGGTATGCCCGCATGA
- a CDS encoding ABC transporter substrate-binding protein produces MSQSRRGTAWRIAVVVAASGALALSGCTKNTESSSPASSSSAAPAAKVESIANTVPEAIKSSGKLIVGVNIPYAPNEYKDPSGKVVGFDVDLMNAIAQTLGLTVDYREESDFSKIIPAIQAGTYNVGMSSFTDSKQREQQVDFVTYFSAGSLWAQRAGDHVDPNNSCGKKVAVESTTVQDTEELPAKSKACTDAGKPPIDVVKFDNQDQAANAVVVGQADAMSADSPVTLWAIKQAGGKLVQAGEVFDSAPYGWPVKKGSPLAQSLLQALQHLIDNGTYKQIATNWGVQAGMIDKPVINGATS; encoded by the coding sequence GTGAGTCAGTCCCGTCGGGGCACAGCGTGGCGCATTGCGGTGGTGGTGGCTGCGAGTGGCGCGTTGGCGCTGTCGGGCTGCACGAAGAACACCGAATCCAGCTCGCCCGCGTCGAGTTCGTCGGCGGCTCCCGCGGCCAAGGTCGAGTCGATCGCCAACACGGTGCCGGAGGCCATCAAGTCCAGCGGCAAGCTGATCGTCGGCGTCAACATCCCGTATGCACCCAACGAGTACAAGGACCCGAGCGGCAAGGTTGTCGGCTTCGACGTCGACCTGATGAACGCCATCGCCCAGACCCTCGGTCTGACGGTCGACTACCGGGAAGAGTCCGACTTCTCGAAGATCATCCCGGCAATCCAGGCCGGTACCTACAACGTCGGCATGTCATCCTTCACCGACAGCAAGCAGCGTGAGCAGCAGGTCGATTTCGTCACCTACTTCTCGGCCGGCAGCTTGTGGGCGCAGCGCGCCGGTGACCATGTCGACCCCAACAACTCCTGTGGCAAGAAGGTCGCCGTCGAGTCGACCACGGTGCAGGACACCGAGGAACTGCCCGCCAAGTCGAAGGCGTGCACCGACGCCGGCAAGCCGCCCATCGACGTGGTGAAGTTCGACAACCAGGACCAGGCCGCCAACGCCGTCGTCGTCGGCCAGGCCGACGCCATGTCCGCGGACTCGCCCGTGACGTTGTGGGCGATCAAGCAGGCGGGCGGCAAGCTCGTGCAGGCCGGCGAGGTGTTCGACTCGGCTCCGTACGGATGGCCGGTGAAGAAGGGTTCGCCACTGGCGCAATCGCTGCTGCAGGCATTGCAGCACCTCATCGACAACGGCACGTACAAGCAGATCGCGACGAACTGGGGCGTGCAGGCCGGAATGATCGACAAGCCGGTCATCAATGGGGCCACCAGCTGA
- a CDS encoding HdeD family acid-resistance protein has protein sequence MCETASMTTHTPPSLLQHLWKAELIAGLISVVLGAAVLAQPGISVAVAAIFFGAYLLVTGIGQVVFAFSLHVAAGGRVLAFISGAASLVLAVLAFRHIGDAVLLLAIWIGIGFIFRGVATTVSAISDPGLPGRGWNIFLGIISLIAGFVVLGSPIESIGTLALVTGIWLVVTGVAEVITAFGIRKGAKAVDKAINGAATNV, from the coding sequence ATATGTGAGACTGCGTCAATGACCACGCATACTCCGCCAAGTCTGTTGCAGCACCTGTGGAAAGCCGAGCTCATCGCGGGCCTGATCTCCGTGGTCCTGGGCGCCGCCGTGCTGGCTCAGCCCGGTATCTCGGTCGCGGTGGCGGCCATCTTCTTCGGTGCGTATCTGCTCGTCACCGGCATCGGCCAAGTGGTATTCGCGTTCAGCCTGCACGTCGCGGCCGGTGGTCGGGTGCTGGCCTTCATCAGCGGCGCGGCGTCCCTGGTGCTCGCGGTGCTCGCGTTTCGCCACATCGGTGATGCCGTACTGCTGCTGGCCATCTGGATCGGCATCGGCTTCATCTTCCGCGGCGTGGCCACCACGGTGTCGGCGATCAGCGATCCCGGCCTGCCCGGCCGCGGCTGGAACATCTTCCTCGGCATCATCAGTCTGATCGCCGGCTTCGTGGTGCTGGGTTCGCCGATCGAGTCGATCGGCACGCTGGCGCTGGTGACGGGCATCTGGCTCGTGGTCACCGGTGTCGCCGAAGTGATCACCGCGTTCGGAATCCGTAAGGGCGCCAAGGCCGTTGACAAGGCCATCAACGGGGCGGCGACCAACGTCTGA
- a CDS encoding cytochrome ubiquinol oxidase subunit I, translating to MDALDVSRWQFGITTVYHFILVPLTIGLAPLLAVMQTVWVVTGNPAWYRLTKFFGKLFLINFALGVATGIVQEFQFGMNWSEYSRFVGDVFGAPLALEGLAAFFFESTFIGLWIFGWTKLPRLVHLACIWIVAFGVNASAFFIISANSFMQHPVGAHYNPETGRAELTSIWELLTNNTGIAAFTHTVGGAILTASTFVAAISAWWMVRSGNTEESRTMFRPATLLGCSVALVAAASLTLTGDAQGKLMFVQQPMKMASAESLCHTETDPDFSVLTIGTHNNCDSVMHVIEVPYVLPFLAESKFEGVRLEGVQDLQKAYEAKYGPGDYRPNLFVTYWSFRMMIGLLAFPGLFALTTLWLTRKGRIPTQRWLSIFALVTLPMPFLANSAGWVFTEMGRQPWVVATNPTGDPNLHLTIRQGVSAHSAGTVWISLITFTALYALLAVIWFWLIRRYTLEGPLEHDAEPAPPTPPGSDDVAPLSFAY from the coding sequence ATGGACGCACTGGACGTATCGAGGTGGCAGTTCGGGATCACCACCGTCTACCACTTCATCCTGGTCCCGCTGACCATCGGCCTGGCGCCGCTGCTGGCCGTCATGCAGACCGTCTGGGTGGTGACGGGCAATCCGGCCTGGTACCGGCTGACCAAGTTCTTCGGCAAGCTGTTCCTCATCAACTTCGCTCTCGGCGTGGCCACGGGCATCGTGCAGGAATTCCAGTTCGGGATGAACTGGAGTGAGTACTCACGATTCGTCGGCGACGTCTTCGGCGCACCGCTGGCCCTGGAGGGCCTCGCGGCGTTCTTCTTCGAATCCACCTTCATCGGGCTGTGGATCTTCGGCTGGACCAAGCTGCCCCGCCTGGTGCACCTGGCGTGTATCTGGATCGTCGCGTTCGGCGTGAACGCGTCGGCGTTCTTCATCATCTCGGCCAACTCGTTCATGCAGCATCCCGTTGGCGCGCACTACAACCCGGAGACCGGCCGGGCTGAGCTGACGAGCATCTGGGAGCTGCTGACCAACAACACCGGCATCGCGGCGTTCACGCACACGGTCGGCGGCGCCATCCTGACGGCCTCCACCTTCGTCGCGGCGATCAGCGCGTGGTGGATGGTGCGCAGCGGCAACACCGAGGAATCGCGCACCATGTTCCGCCCCGCGACCCTGCTGGGCTGTTCCGTCGCCTTGGTCGCGGCCGCCTCGCTCACGCTCACCGGGGACGCCCAGGGCAAGCTGATGTTCGTCCAGCAGCCCATGAAGATGGCGTCGGCAGAATCGTTGTGCCACACCGAAACCGACCCGGATTTCTCGGTGCTGACCATCGGCACCCACAACAACTGCGACAGCGTCATGCACGTCATCGAGGTGCCGTACGTGCTGCCGTTCCTCGCCGAGAGCAAGTTCGAGGGTGTTCGGCTCGAGGGCGTGCAGGACCTGCAGAAGGCGTACGAAGCCAAGTACGGTCCGGGTGACTACCGGCCCAACCTGTTCGTGACCTACTGGTCGTTCCGCATGATGATCGGATTGCTCGCATTCCCAGGGCTTTTCGCGCTCACCACGCTGTGGTTGACCCGCAAGGGCCGCATCCCCACGCAACGCTGGTTGAGCATCTTCGCCCTGGTGACACTGCCCATGCCGTTCCTCGCCAACAGCGCGGGCTGGGTCTTCACCGAGATGGGCCGGCAGCCCTGGGTGGTCGCCACCAACCCGACCGGCGACCCGAACCTGCACCTGACCATCCGGCAGGGCGTGTCGGCGCACAGCGCGGGCACGGTCTGGATCTCGCTGATCACCTTCACCGCGCTCTATGCGCTGCTCGCGGTCATCTGGTTCTGGTTGATCCGCCGCTACACGCTGGAAGGGCCGCTCGAACACGATGCCGAACCGGCGCCGCCCACCCCACCCGGCAGCGACGACGTCGCCCCACTGTCGTTCGCGTATTAG